The following proteins are encoded in a genomic region of Hymenobacter siberiensis:
- a CDS encoding DUF4276 family protein yields MQIDFLVEEISPQAALDQLLPRLLPGHSYRVRVFEGWQDLLGQLKALLQGYHKRIFREGQTDLRVVVLLDGDGICERRKAALEAKAREAGLRTKTTAGPGEVFHVLNRIAVQELEAWWLGDREAIMAAYPGVKPHHFKGLDREPDAPLKPNEVLWSVLKQGRYFATGKRKTQWATDIGRHVDPARNTSASFRYFCEGLAALR; encoded by the coding sequence ATGCAGATTGACTTTCTGGTCGAGGAAATTTCGCCCCAAGCGGCCTTGGACCAGCTGTTGCCGCGCCTGTTGCCGGGCCATTCGTATCGCGTGCGGGTATTCGAGGGCTGGCAGGATTTGTTGGGCCAGCTGAAAGCCCTGCTGCAAGGCTACCACAAGCGGATATTTCGGGAAGGGCAAACGGATTTGCGGGTAGTGGTGCTGCTGGATGGCGACGGCATCTGCGAGCGGCGCAAAGCGGCGCTGGAAGCAAAAGCACGGGAGGCGGGCTTACGCACCAAAACCACCGCCGGCCCCGGCGAGGTATTCCACGTCCTCAACCGGATAGCCGTGCAGGAGCTGGAGGCGTGGTGGCTCGGCGACCGGGAAGCCATTATGGCCGCCTACCCCGGCGTGAAGCCGCACCATTTCAAGGGCCTTGACCGCGAGCCCGACGCTCCGCTTAAACCAAATGAGGTGCTGTGGAGCGTGTTGAAGCAGGGCCGCTACTTCGCCACGGGCAAGCGCAAAACGCAATGGGCCACGGATATCGGCCGGCACGTTGACCCGGCCCGGAATACGTCCGCCAGCTTCCGGTATTTCTGCGAGGGCCTGGCGGCGTTGCGCTAA
- a CDS encoding amidohydrolase: protein MSDLTVSFIQTALHWHDAAANRTAFDQFLARQTVPADLIVLPEMFTTGFSMEAAAQAETMQGETVAWMRQRAADHDAVITGSVIIEEDGYFYNRLLWVRPDGSLSCYDKRHLFTLAGEQHTYTPGHERLVEDWRGWRICPLVCYDLRFPVWSRNQPVAPYDLLLYVANWPAVRRTAWRTLLRARAIENVACALGVNRTGKDGKGHAYSGDSALIDAKGSYLVEAHDQNGIFTHTLSRAELDDFRNKFTALNDGDGFELNDVGAGPAPAHR, encoded by the coding sequence ATGTCCGACCTCACCGTTTCCTTTATTCAGACCGCGCTGCACTGGCACGATGCCGCCGCCAACCGCACCGCCTTCGACCAGTTTCTGGCCCGGCAAACCGTCCCCGCCGACCTCATTGTGCTGCCCGAGATGTTCACCACCGGCTTCAGCATGGAGGCCGCCGCCCAGGCCGAAACCATGCAGGGCGAAACCGTGGCCTGGATGCGCCAGCGCGCCGCCGACCACGATGCCGTCATCACCGGCAGCGTCATCATCGAGGAAGACGGCTACTTCTACAACCGCCTGCTCTGGGTGCGCCCCGATGGCAGCCTGAGCTGCTACGACAAGCGCCACCTCTTCACGCTGGCCGGCGAGCAGCACACCTACACCCCCGGCCACGAGCGCCTGGTGGAGGACTGGCGCGGCTGGCGCATCTGCCCGCTGGTATGCTACGACTTGCGCTTCCCCGTCTGGAGCCGCAACCAGCCCGTCGCGCCCTACGACCTGCTGCTGTACGTGGCCAACTGGCCCGCCGTGCGCCGCACCGCCTGGCGCACGCTGCTCCGCGCCCGCGCCATCGAGAACGTGGCCTGCGCCCTGGGCGTGAACCGCACCGGCAAGGACGGCAAAGGCCACGCCTACTCCGGCGATTCGGCCCTGATTGACGCCAAAGGCAGCTATCTCGTCGAAGCCCACGACCAGAACGGCATCTTCACCCACACCCTGAGCCGGGCCGAGCTGGATGATTTCCGCAACAAATTCACCGCCCTCAATGACGGGGACGGGTTTGAGTTGAACGATGTAGGGGCGGGGCCTGCCCCCGCCCACCGTTGA
- a CDS encoding META domain-containing protein: MTTRRLFPLALLMTLALGSCEKDDATLPTQPTALLQSRWQLTQIDKTPVATSSYAETSKSYLEFVALGTCTVGLGPCNNFSGRYALAAGSQELHITPQIATRATCPVQDLETRYLDNLALTARYEISGNELRLYDATTPAPRLLFRRTAQ; the protein is encoded by the coding sequence ATGACCACCCGCCGCCTTTTCCCCCTGGCATTGCTGATGACTTTAGCGCTGGGCAGCTGCGAAAAAGACGACGCCACCCTGCCAACGCAGCCCACCGCGCTGCTGCAAAGCCGCTGGCAGCTAACGCAGATTGACAAGACCCCGGTGGCAACTTCCAGCTACGCCGAAACCAGTAAGTCCTACCTTGAATTTGTGGCGCTGGGCACCTGCACCGTGGGCCTGGGGCCGTGCAATAATTTCAGCGGCCGCTACGCCCTGGCAGCCGGCAGCCAGGAGCTGCACATCACGCCCCAGATTGCGACCCGCGCCACCTGTCCCGTGCAGGATTTGGAAACGCGCTACCTCGATAACCTAGCCCTGACGGCCCGCTACGAAATCAGCGGCAACGAGCTGCGGCTGTACGATGCCACCACGCCGGCCCCGCGCCTGCTGTTTCGGCGCACGGCGCAGTAA
- a CDS encoding DUF2141 domain-containing protein — protein sequence MNVLPLCSLLIGSSFLGAAVPAASRDETTSVTVVVSSLVSTTASVRLYFYNNREGFLKSGKWAFSKSVKPQGKSEFSLPVELPRGEWAVAITQDLNNNDKIDKNFLGIPTEPYAFSNNVRPTIAAPGFDECKFTVDEPGKVVSIVLKD from the coding sequence ATGAACGTGTTACCGCTTTGCTCATTGTTGATTGGCAGCAGCTTTCTGGGAGCCGCTGTGCCCGCCGCCTCGCGCGACGAAACCACCTCGGTTACGGTGGTTGTTTCGTCGCTGGTATCCACCACTGCTTCCGTGCGGCTGTACTTCTACAACAACCGCGAAGGCTTCCTGAAAAGCGGGAAATGGGCCTTTTCCAAATCGGTAAAGCCCCAGGGCAAGAGCGAGTTCTCCCTGCCCGTCGAGCTGCCCAGGGGCGAGTGGGCCGTGGCCATTACCCAGGACCTGAACAACAACGACAAAATCGACAAGAACTTCCTCGGCATCCCCACCGAGCCTTATGCTTTTTCCAACAACGTGCGGCCTACCATCGCCGCGCCTGGTTTCGATGAATGCAAGTTCACCGTTGACGAGCCCGGCAAGGTGGTGAGCATCGTGCTCAAGGACTGA
- a CDS encoding YdeI/OmpD-associated family protein has product MPTPLYFHAVLEPGGPSFMPTQTIVVPAEVLTALSGKAARRVIVTIRGHALRLGLLPLEGGGRYPMLNKDVCAAVGIRLGDELEISIDPDHVDLPDELAEALAAWPEAETAVNSYSGSHRRAMARLVAGAKQPETRIRRALTLTERLARGLHSFRGD; this is encoded by the coding sequence ATGCCTACTCCCCTCTATTTCCACGCCGTGCTGGAGCCGGGCGGCCCCAGCTTCATGCCCACCCAGACCATTGTGGTGCCGGCCGAAGTGCTGACAGCCCTCAGTGGCAAGGCCGCGAGGCGCGTCATCGTCACCATTCGCGGGCACGCGCTGCGGCTGGGACTGCTGCCGCTGGAAGGCGGCGGGCGCTACCCCATGCTGAACAAGGACGTGTGCGCCGCCGTGGGCATCAGGCTGGGCGATGAGCTGGAAATCAGCATTGACCCTGACCACGTCGACCTGCCCGATGAGCTGGCCGAAGCCCTCGCCGCCTGGCCCGAGGCCGAAACCGCCGTCAACAGCTACAGCGGTTCGCACCGCCGGGCCATGGCCCGGCTGGTGGCCGGGGCCAAGCAGCCCGAAACCCGCATCCGCCGCGCCTTGACGCTGACCGAGCGGCTGGCGCGCGGCCTGCACTCGTTTCGGGGCGACTAG
- a CDS encoding NAD(P)/FAD-dependent oxidoreductase: MEGLTKIDDLGKPRVVIVGGGFGGLELAKALADAPVQVVLIDKQNYHAFQPLLYQVATAGLDEGDIVSPFRKILNHQENFYFRLAEVTSVDPEAQVVETSIGLVRYDFLVLATGATTNYFGDAEMAKNAIAIKSVEDAIELRNTVLSNFEQALQLGDYEQLNSMLDFVIVGGGPTGVEIAGALSELRTHVFPKDYREIDFKEMDIHVVQSGPVLLKGMSANSSAKSLEYLKKLGVQVWLDTRVKSYDGYTVTLNNGQQLIARTLIWAAGVTGAPIAGLNADCLLAGNRYLVDGYSRVHGYENVFAIGDIAIMKTDATPDGHPMVAQPALQQGDWLGRNLKRQLNGQLMENFEYHDKGTMATIGRNHAVADIKLFGREFHLDGFIAWLAWSFVHVISLVSFRNRVAVFFSWAWNYLTQDKGLRYIIGKTKAPLVEKDMEEKAIV, from the coding sequence ATGGAAGGGCTAACGAAAATTGACGACCTCGGCAAACCACGCGTGGTGATTGTGGGCGGCGGCTTCGGCGGCCTGGAGCTGGCCAAGGCCCTAGCCGATGCGCCGGTGCAGGTGGTGCTGATTGACAAGCAGAACTACCACGCCTTTCAGCCGCTGCTGTACCAGGTGGCCACGGCCGGGCTCGATGAGGGCGACATCGTGTCGCCGTTCCGCAAAATCCTCAACCACCAGGAGAATTTCTACTTCCGGCTGGCCGAAGTTACCAGCGTCGACCCCGAGGCGCAGGTGGTGGAAACCAGCATCGGCCTCGTTCGCTACGACTTCCTGGTGCTGGCCACCGGGGCCACCACCAACTACTTCGGCGATGCCGAGATGGCTAAAAATGCCATTGCCATCAAGAGCGTAGAGGATGCCATCGAGCTGCGCAATACCGTGCTCTCCAACTTCGAGCAGGCCCTGCAGCTCGGCGACTACGAGCAGCTGAACAGCATGCTGGATTTTGTGATTGTGGGCGGCGGCCCCACAGGCGTCGAAATTGCGGGGGCGCTCAGCGAGCTGCGCACCCACGTTTTCCCGAAGGACTACCGCGAAATCGACTTCAAGGAAATGGACATCCACGTGGTGCAGAGCGGGCCGGTGCTGCTGAAAGGCATGTCGGCCAACTCCTCGGCCAAGTCCCTGGAATACCTGAAGAAGCTGGGCGTGCAGGTGTGGCTCGATACGCGGGTGAAGTCCTACGACGGCTACACCGTGACGCTGAACAACGGCCAGCAGCTCATTGCGCGCACCCTGATTTGGGCGGCGGGCGTGACGGGCGCACCCATCGCGGGCCTCAACGCCGACTGCCTGCTGGCCGGCAACCGCTACCTGGTGGACGGCTACAGCCGCGTGCACGGCTACGAGAACGTATTCGCCATCGGCGACATCGCCATCATGAAAACCGACGCCACCCCCGACGGCCACCCCATGGTGGCCCAGCCCGCCCTGCAACAGGGCGACTGGCTGGGCCGCAACCTCAAGCGCCAGCTCAACGGCCAGCTCATGGAAAACTTCGAGTACCACGACAAGGGCACGATGGCCACCATCGGCCGCAACCACGCCGTGGCCGACATCAAGCTCTTCGGCCGCGAATTCCACCTCGACGGCTTCATTGCCTGGCTGGCCTGGAGCTTCGTCCACGTCATTTCGCTGGTCAGCTTCCGCAACCGCGTCGCCGTATTTTTCTCCTGGGCCTGGAATTACTTGACCCAGGATAAGGGCCTGCGCTACATCATCGGCAAAACCAAAGCCCCGCTGGTGGAAAAGGATATGGAGGAAAAGGCGATTGTGTAG
- a CDS encoding AAA family ATPase: MPTRAQAPAVPRLTYLRIKNYRTLRDVEFRDLTPLTVLIGPNGSGKSTVLDALDFLAEAVGGDLKDACDKRNRFAGMRTRGSEGSISFEIVISGFPYLGQLKYILELEEGDKGKILVKEWLAVKDDSTEELLLTTEPARKEGWTDFISSLNTEQSDDDKIEKPVKISISSSSQVMLGYAFAVNSKLSIYAHAVIDTLKSYRYIHLTDDHLKGYSDAGPREKLSPNGDNLPNVLYYLHTKHPETLAKITAQMRKWVPGLSDIVPEITSDERILLRFRDAEFEKPLPAQYMSDGTMRLAALLTLLYEPDAAGLLGLEEPENELHPQLLAGLAEELIDAAELRQLLVVTHSPALLNALAPEQVWILHRGADGYTQATRVADLPGIPAMVEEGSPLGYLWSRNFFDVGNPLDLPAPIK, translated from the coding sequence ATGCCCACCCGCGCCCAGGCTCCGGCCGTGCCCCGCCTCACGTATCTGCGCATCAAAAACTACCGCACCCTGCGCGACGTGGAGTTTCGCGACCTCACGCCGCTCACGGTGCTGATTGGGCCAAACGGCAGCGGCAAATCCACGGTGCTGGATGCACTGGATTTTCTGGCGGAAGCGGTTGGGGGGGATTTAAAAGATGCTTGCGATAAGCGGAACCGGTTCGCGGGAATGCGAACGCGAGGAAGTGAAGGCAGCATTTCGTTTGAAATAGTAATAAGCGGTTTCCCTTATCTAGGTCAGTTGAAATACATCTTAGAATTAGAAGAAGGTGATAAGGGAAAAATACTGGTGAAGGAATGGTTGGCAGTGAAGGATGATAGCACAGAAGAATTGCTATTGACCACTGAGCCTGCTAGAAAAGAAGGATGGACCGACTTCATTTCATCACTAAATACTGAGCAGTCTGACGATGACAAAATTGAAAAGCCAGTTAAAATTTCGATTAGCAGTTCGTCGCAAGTGATGCTGGGATATGCTTTCGCAGTGAATTCAAAATTGAGCATATATGCACATGCCGTAATTGATACGCTAAAATCCTACCGCTATATCCACCTCACCGACGACCACCTGAAAGGCTATTCCGACGCCGGCCCGCGCGAAAAGCTTTCGCCCAATGGCGACAACCTGCCCAACGTGCTCTATTACCTGCACACCAAACACCCGGAAACCCTCGCCAAAATCACGGCGCAGATGCGGAAATGGGTGCCGGGACTGTCCGACATCGTCCCGGAAATAACCTCGGATGAGCGAATCCTGCTGCGGTTCAGGGATGCCGAATTTGAGAAGCCGCTGCCGGCGCAATACATGTCGGACGGCACCATGCGGCTGGCCGCCCTGCTCACGCTGCTTTATGAGCCCGACGCGGCCGGGCTGCTGGGCCTGGAGGAGCCGGAAAACGAGCTGCACCCGCAGCTACTGGCCGGGCTGGCCGAGGAGCTGATTGACGCGGCGGAGCTGCGGCAGCTGCTGGTGGTCACGCATTCGCCGGCCCTGCTCAATGCCCTGGCCCCCGAGCAGGTATGGATACTGCATCGCGGGGCCGATGGCTACACCCAGGCCACGCGGGTGGCCGACTTGCCGGGCATCCCCGCGATGGTGGAGGAAGGTTCGCCGCTGGGCTACCTGTGGTCGCGTAATTTCTTCGACGTGGGCAACCCGCTGGACCTGCCAGCTCCGATTAAATAG
- a CDS encoding T9SS type A sorting domain-containing protein yields MEKFYAAVSGTKGCVARKLAVLAGTLLFMTIGAGNSLAQCISCTISINSTNANAGFVLVGGETVTIGSGVSYTGGLSVRGNNVTIINNGTIAGNAGLTVNNGLTGTLIHNLGAVPSQNIELNSPVTINNGSRDGGTTVLAGATWSGYVGNDFKAPITVNNYASWTAQIQDLPGGTITNKRNATWTPDLTNAGNLTVVNEGRWSGHLQTSGNAAVFTITNTSTGNWAQESTFNSAAPITVNNQGQWPAQINYNGALTVNHTSGTWTAILAGTGSLVVNNGATWAKGIIFPTPGPNAFNNPAGSTATLDSYLRMDATITITNGGVMFMTKGMSDLSANSLLTNSRGATFRVTGQFISNGRVDNSGTIAVSGNFTNENSGVFSGPAAPLRGSITAGGYTRNYGIFGATGRLDFCDTDTQPRLGFDMPSGTVGPNTTFCSLRPLPVELTSFTAEVANGKVELRWTTATERSSARFVVERSATGEAFSVVRDVAAQGNATTATAYAATDAAPLVGLSYYRLRQVDLDGSAEYSQVVTVSRKAGNESIGLYPNPATDRLTLDLTALAAAPCEVRLLSLTGQLLRYETLVGGQLQEVSLVGIPAGLYVLKVGSTVHRIEKH; encoded by the coding sequence ATGGAAAAATTCTATGCTGCTGTATCCGGCACCAAAGGGTGCGTTGCTCGTAAGCTGGCTGTGCTGGCTGGCACCCTGTTGTTTATGACAATTGGGGCTGGTAATTCCTTGGCGCAGTGCATCAGCTGCACCATTTCCATCAACAGCACGAATGCCAATGCTGGCTTTGTGCTGGTCGGGGGCGAAACCGTCACCATTGGCAGCGGGGTAAGCTACACGGGTGGGCTGAGCGTGCGAGGTAATAATGTGACGATTATCAACAACGGCACCATCGCCGGCAATGCCGGGCTGACCGTAAACAACGGCCTTACCGGCACGCTGATACACAACCTGGGCGCGGTACCCTCGCAGAACATCGAGTTGAATTCGCCGGTCACCATCAACAATGGGAGCCGCGATGGCGGCACCACGGTGTTAGCCGGGGCCACTTGGTCGGGCTACGTGGGCAATGACTTTAAAGCGCCCATTACTGTTAATAACTATGCGTCGTGGACGGCTCAGATTCAGGACCTGCCCGGGGGCACCATCACCAACAAGCGAAACGCGACCTGGACGCCTGACCTTACCAACGCCGGCAACCTGACCGTGGTGAACGAAGGCCGCTGGAGCGGCCACCTGCAAACCAGTGGCAATGCGGCCGTCTTCACCATCACCAACACCAGCACCGGCAACTGGGCGCAGGAGTCTACCTTCAACAGCGCCGCCCCCATTACCGTGAATAACCAGGGCCAGTGGCCCGCGCAGATAAACTACAACGGTGCCCTCACCGTGAACCACACCAGCGGGACCTGGACGGCTATTCTCGCCGGCACGGGCTCGCTGGTAGTAAACAACGGTGCCACCTGGGCCAAGGGCATTATCTTCCCCACACCCGGCCCTAACGCGTTTAATAACCCGGCCGGCTCCACGGCCACCCTCGACAGCTACCTGCGGATGGACGCGACCATCACCATCACCAACGGCGGGGTGATGTTCATGACCAAGGGCATGAGCGACCTGAGCGCTAACTCGCTGCTTACCAACAGCCGCGGGGCCACGTTTCGGGTCACGGGCCAGTTCATCAGCAATGGGCGCGTAGATAACAGCGGTACCATCGCCGTGTCGGGTAATTTCACGAACGAAAACAGCGGAGTGTTTTCGGGGCCAGCAGCACCGCTGCGCGGCAGCATCACGGCCGGCGGCTACACCCGCAACTACGGCATCTTTGGCGCAACGGGCCGCCTCGATTTCTGCGACACCGATACGCAGCCCAGGCTGGGGTTTGATATGCCGTCCGGCACGGTGGGCCCCAACACCACCTTCTGCTCGCTGCGCCCACTGCCCGTGGAGCTCACCAGCTTCACGGCCGAAGTCGCGAATGGCAAAGTAGAGCTACGCTGGACTACGGCCACGGAGCGCAGCAGCGCCCGGTTTGTGGTAGAGCGCAGCGCCACCGGCGAGGCATTCAGCGTCGTGCGCGATGTAGCCGCCCAGGGCAATGCCACCACCGCCACGGCATACGCTGCTACCGATGCCGCCCCCTTGGTCGGCCTGAGCTACTATCGCCTGCGCCAGGTTGATTTGGATGGCAGCGCCGAATACTCCCAGGTCGTAACCGTGAGCCGGAAGGCCGGCAACGAGTCCATCGGCCTATACCCCAACCCCGCTACCGACCGTCTCACCCTCGACCTCACCGCCCTGGCGGCCGCCCCCTGCGAAGTGCGCCTGCTGAGCCTGACGGGCCAGCTGCTGCGGTACGAAACCCTGGTGGGCGGACAGCTTCAGGAAGTTTCGCTGGTCGGCATCCCCGCCGGGCTCTACGTGCTGAAAGTGGGCAGCACGGTGCACCGCATCGAGAAGCACTAG